Within the Kwoniella dejecticola CBS 10117 chromosome 5, complete sequence genome, the region CCTCCAATATCCTTGGCCGCAGGCGAGCCGTCTTCAGTCTTGGCTTCCTCGTCAGCCTCACCTCGAGAAAACACTACACTCGCTGGCATGCGTGTTGGTGGGGCCTTCTTGGTCGCCCTTTCGAGCTCTCGACCGAACGCAGGTGAAACTGAAACTTTGATGTCGGCTTGGTATATCTGAATATCTCGATGTAAAGTCGTGATCTCGAAGGGGTCTTCAGGAGCcggcggcggtggcggcGGGGCAGCAACGGCAGGAGCGGGAGAATTCCGACCGAAGAACGAGGATGCAAGCATCGAGGCAAATCCTTTGGCCGGTTTAGCAAGCTGCGCTATAGCTTGCGGTAAGGGCGGAGGCACAAAACCGGTTGCTGAAAGTAATCTATCAGCTTGGCGGACGTACAATTTCCCGTAGATTTGGGCCACTGACCTGACAGCCATTGCATGACTTTGGCAGTGATGACCATACCGGTGGCGTCCACTCCCTGGACTGCCATCATACCATTTGTACTACTGGTCCTAAGACCCTTCTTCGTGACTTTGCTTTTGCCTTTCACGGTCTTCTCAACTTCTAGCACTTTCACTCCGTCTACCAACATGTCGATCTTCCGCACCGTCCTCATGAATGTTATACTAGTGATGAAGAATCTAGCGAGATCTAGCGGACCTTCCAATAGAGATGGCTCGCGCAAGCTCATAGAGAATGAGGTCCACGGGTGACCGGTCAAGGTTGCTTCGGCAGACGAAGCGGAGGCGGACGGTGGTAAGTCGCCGGATCGAGCTAGTAGCTGATCTTTGCCGTCTTTCCAGTAGAATCCCATCCACCTGTCGCCGGACTCGACGAACGGGTCATCTAAAAATAAGTGTCAGCCCGTGCAGCacagaagaacaagacaCGCTTACCACAGACACTCCAAAGAGAGTAGAAACCAACACCAAAGCTGCGACTCATATCAGACATCGGACTTTCCCAGTATTTCAGATCACTTACGCTccgatcttctcttcatccggaTTTCCTTCCGCAATCTTCTTTAATCGTTGCCAATCTTGTTGTCGAAAGGGTATACCGTCATTACAGACCACGTATCGGTGCATCTGATGAACACATaccatcagcttcgatctcgataGATCAGGCAAGACCTACTCACCATATCTTTCTTTGCGTCCGGCAACTTCGACGggccttctcccttttccaaAGCCTCCAGTCCAGCTTCGGTGTAAAACTTTACTTGGACATGCTCAGCCTACGCATGTGCGCATCAGTGATCTGCTACAGGAGATTTGAGTCTTCTGGGGAGCTCACACCTGCATCGTCGGCATTTTGTAGCAACTCCCGAAAGACTGTCTCGGATCATCAGCGGTTGATCGCAGTGAGCGATTTCCAGAGGCTCGAGCTTACTTGTGTGTTCTCCAGAATACCTAGCCAGGATTTCTGTACATGTATTGTCAGCTGCTCGTTCGAAGTGCATCACATATAAATGACAGCTTACTATCAATCAATGCCCTCTGATTGACTTCAACCGTCTCATCTTTGCCGGACGACCAGAGTTCCTCTTTACTCAGTGGCGGCATGTTAAgtgatcacctccacctctGAATGATATATTTGATTCTCTGCGGCGAAGTAACGCTGCCGACATGAATTAGAAGGAGAGGTCTCTAAACAGGCCGAGTCACTTCAGTGAAGGGTTCACAGCGAGAGATTGCTCAGGTAGAGAAGAATTACTGTATGAACAGAGGACAAAGAGATCGACAGTGCACTGGACAATTGTCAATTCAACAACAAATGCAACGCGTCACTTTCAACTTATCGCGGACACAGCCGACATCAGAATGCACAGACTCACGGAGTAGCACTCAATCTCCTTCCCTGCTTGGTTTCACTTTCAACGGTAAGCAGCTAGGTATTTTATTGCCGACATCCAAaatcatctcatctgctTGGCTCGTCTCGTAACGACCCAGTACCGAGTAAATCCATACTATCCGCTACTAGAACATCGTATTCAGACCATCTGCAAGCAAAAGAGAGTGGTTCACTCATCTTGAGAACGTCAAGCCAATGGCCTCCCTCACGCGATTGTCCCTTCGAATGGGTTCATCAGCaggatcttcgtcttcctctcgtATAGCTGCGAATCGATTATTGACTATCTCAAGACATCTCTCCTCAAGCTCTTCTATGGCCAGCGACAAGGCCACGCAGGGCAGTACTTCTAGCAAGATGTCTTCTCCTCATGAAGTGTGTCCTTCCCGCCCTACCATTGCCGGTCAACACTGACCTGAATGGGTTATAGGATCTGGTATTGTTTGAATCGCATCACAATGCTAGACTATACAAACTCAATCGACCTGCTAAATTGAACTCGTTGAAtcaagagatgattgatctttTGACCAAGAAAGTCCGAGTAAGTGTCACTTTAAAACCGAAAGGGATCTTCGAAAAGGACTTTGATCAATCGGACAGAACAGCTAATTCGATTGGTGCTGGTAGAATTGGCGAGAACTAGAATCATGCAAGGTGATCATCGGGACAGGCGATCAGAGAGCATTCTGTGCCGGAGGGGATGTCAAGCGTATGCTGAAccacctcatcatcgacaaatTGGTCCCGATAGCTGATCCTAGTGTCGTGTCATTGTTCAGAACTGGTATTGGACTTGAAAGAGGGCAAAGATACTGCTTTACCATTCTTCAAATCCGAGTTCGAGCTCAATTGGACATTGGGCAGACTGGGTAAACCCTACGTAGCCATCATTGACGGAGTTACAAGTATGTCGGAAACACTGTCATTGCTTCGTTCTGATCTCTACATGCTGATGGAACTCTTGGATCATAGtgggaggaggagcaggtcTTTCTTTGCCAGCGGACATTCGAATCGCTACACCCAAAACCATCTTCGCCATGCCAGAAACCAAGATAGGCTACGCACCCGATGTGGGATCGAATTACTACCTTGCTCAACTTGACGGTGCTATCGGCGCATGGTTAGCTGTCACAGGACAAGAACTATATGGTCGGGCAGTCTAGTCAGTCCATCTATGAAGTGCACGATGGTCTGCGCCATATGAATTCGCAGCTGAGGATTGATGAAAATTTTAGCGAATTGGGCATTGCGACCCACTACGTGACCCCAAACCTCTTACCAACCATAATCAACGAGATCACCCAACTCGACTCGCCCACTTCCGCCCAAATCTCATCCATAGTCTCCTCATATACCGCCTCCGCTCCCGCCGGTCCAGACTCAGGCTCTGATCTATCCAGCAAATCCAACCCCGATGGACTCAGCCCTATCAAGGGTGAGATCCGTGGCTTCCTAGACAAGACCTTCAGTCTGAAATCCATCCCCGAGATACATTCAGCTCTCACCAAATCCCAATCCGACTCTGCCTTAAGCGGCGAAGTGAAAGAATGGGCTAGAGTCCAATTAGATCTGCTCAACGCTCGAAGTCCAACAAGTACAGCCGTCGCTTTGACGGGTTAtcgaaaagccaaagaagcgCGTCGTCTAGACAGGGTCCTCTTGAACGACATCACGATGGCTACTGCCTTTTGTGGTCCGGAATCCGGGAGAGCGACTGATGATTTCGTTAAAGGAGTCTCATCTGTCCTGATAGATCGATCGAAGACTGCTCCAGAGTGGATTCCATCGGAATTGTCAGACCCGAGATTGGCCTTGAGTGAAATAATCAAGAACTTTTACCCTACCAAATCTTCCACGACTACGACGATACCGGAATTACAACTGGTTCCTGAGAGTGCATCTAAGTTGGATAGCGGGCGAGATTCGACCTGGAATAAGTTCAGGAAGTACGGATTACCGAGTGAACagttgatcaaagcttcCGTCGATGGGTATTCCCCTCAATCAGGGGCGTTCGCTCTGACGGAGAAAGAGCTCATTGCGCAATTCTTGGAAGATTCCACGAGTGGAACGCGAAGGGACGAGGTGGTGCAGAGGATTAAGAGTGTCGTGGAGAAGAATTGTAAAGTCGATAAAGGTGGATATTTGGAGTGGAAGTAGAGCGTCAGTATATAGTAGTATACCAAGAGCAAAGAGCAGAACAGTGTCGCAAAGGAAGATAGGTGGTTCATTGCGAATAGGCAATCATCGATGGCATGTgtatgcatacatacatacatcaagTCGTCAACGTCTCATTTTGTGAATATGACCACACGATACGTTCCGACAAATGGTATATTTACCAGAATAATCCCTCACATAATTACATAGAAGCCTCATACAAATACTCATCTAGCGTAATCCTCAACTCCTTACTCAAATCCTTGGCAACCTCATACCCGACTTCACAGCGCAACATAACATTATCCAGCCTATCAGTCGGCGAGACTCGCTTTATCAATCCCTGGGCTTCTAGATTGATTATCAGACTCCATAGTttcgtcgacatcgtcaattCTTCTACATGCTCATCCCATTTCTTCTCACGCTCATTATCCCTCTTCCGTTTCTTCTCTACTTTCTCCCTTTGCCTCTGTACACTGACATTTGCACTGACACCCACCCCTACTCCGCCCCATTCATCTGATCCTAAATCCGAGCCCGATCCTGAAGCTGAGCTTGAATCGTCATAACCATCCTCAGCTCCTCTTAGAGCCGCTTGTAAATCTTCAGGCCGAGGAGCGTGTTCCGCATATAACGAGGAGAACAGAGCTAGTAATCTGTCGAAGGTGAATGGTTTGGGACCCAATAATCTCTGAGGGACCTAttagatgacgatgacgtaTCATAACAAACACAATTAGTACCAATGCGATCATTTGCTATCTATGATTCCAGGAATTTCACAACCGGGATCCCTTGGTGTAGATTTGGCAGATTTGAATTCAGACTCAAACTCAGGCgcagactcactttaccGACCCTCACTCTTCCATACCCAGCCCTCCTAAAccctcctcccttcttcctctttcccgcTATTCCAGCCGACCTACCGAAAAGCCTCAAATCGCTTTTCGGCGGATTATACGACGCCCCATAACTCGCCGCCACCAAGAATTTCTCCACCGTACTCAGCTCCATACCTGGTAATTTCGGTAACATTGTCTGTCTACCTGCCATTCCGAAACCCATTCCGAAACCCAGgccgaaatcagctgaagaggGGGTGGGTTTCATAAAGGCTTTCTTGAATTCATGTACCCCTATTTGACGGGGTAAGAGGCTCTCAATCGAGGAAGTCAGTGACAAGGATAACTGGTATTTCAGATCCGTCAGGAGTTTGaggttgatgtcgatctctGCTGGAGGGTTTGACGGGTCCGGATAAGGCTGATTCAGGTGAATCATCGACTGATGCGGAGGAAGGGTGTGGGTATATATAGGCCAAAGAGCTTCGGACAGGTAAGCGATCTCTTCGATCGAGGGCGAACATAGAGATAAAGTAGTAGATAGGAGTAAGTCGAGGAAGCGGGGCCATAAAGGATGGGGAGATGCTGGGAGTAAAGAGGATATGATTTCTGGTTATAGCAATTCCACATGAACCGTATTAGCCTTAGTTCGATACACTTCGGCCTAGGGCAGGAGTGCAGTCGGATAGACTTACCTTCTCTAGTTGGCGGTGGAAAGTAAACATGTATAGGCTCCGGCGCATCTCCCCTGAAAGGTCGAACATTGTCCCACGGTATAGTCGAGCACAGTACGACAGATATCGGTACGCCGACCTGACGCTCTATTGATTAGCACCAGCACGATGGTATCTCTTGTGTCACTGTTGAGTAGACAGGACCATGTGACAGAATTGAGGCCTTCCAAGAAAGATGACCCACAAGCTCAGTCAAACGAGTTATCACACTCCATCCATCTCCCAAAACCAATCTCAATCGCTCAGCTTTCGTAATAACAACAACCACCGACAAgtctccttcctttccttctctgcCATAATCTCCATGTCCATTCACTttggctttcgctttccctttccccttaaTAGCGACGTTGCCATTCATAGGCTGAAATTGAGCGCTGTACCATGTTCTGAGCTTCACAGCGAATCCATCGAAAGTCTGAACTTCCACTTCGTCTTTATCGTCAGATAATTTATCGAGTATCCCAGAGAGAAGTAATTTCGGGGTATGATATTCAACCGTTTCGATCCTTGCGATCCTAGTACTGGAACCATAGCCGGAGCTTGAGTTTGTACTGCTTGAGCTACTTGATGAAAGATCCAAAGAAGTGGAGGAATGATGAGGGTGATGTAAATATACGAATGGCGGAATTGGCGGGTTCGAGAGAATCGTTGTGATGTCTGACATGGTCATGGCGCTACAACACGTCGCTTTGCCTTGAAGTAGAATTGCTTGCTTCTCGAACTGATCTTCCACTCTCGACTTAAGGATAGTAAGCTGTGAGCTTTGAGCAAGTACTCTGCAAGTGATAGTCACTTTTGACTTTCATTCCGACGCGATGCGGCGAGAAGCGCACGGACACCTAACTTACCGAAATAGACccgtttgttgttgttgtactCTTTgcatttcttcttcatcgacaaCCTACTCATCCAACGATTTTTGATACTGACAGTACTCCTTCAAGCGTTCTCAGCAGAACACGATACTCTACATCAACTAGAGTCACATTGGA harbors:
- a CDS encoding mitochondrial 37S ribosomal protein mS47, which encodes MASLTRLSLRMGSSAGSSSSSRIAANRLLTISRHLSSSSSMASDKATQGSTSSKMSSPHEDLVLFESHHNARLYKLNRPAKLNSLNQEMIDLLTKKVRNWRELESCKVIIGTGDQRAFCAGGDVKQLVLDLKEGKDTALPFFKSEFELNWTLGRLGKPYVAIIDGVTMGGGAGLSLPADIRIATPKTIFAMPETKIGYAPDVGSNYYLAQLDGAIGAWLAVTGQELYGRAVYELGIATHYVTPNLLPTIINEITQLDSPTSAQISSIVSSYTASAPAGPDSGSDLSSKSNPDGLSPIKGEIRGFLDKTFSLKSIPEIHSALTKSQSDSALSGEVKEWARVQLDLLNARSPTSTAVALTGYRKAKEARRLDRVLLNDITMATAFCGPESGRATDDFVKGVSSVLIDRSKTAPEWIPSELSDPRLALSEIIKNFYPTKSSTTTTIPELQLVPESASKLDSGRDSTWNKFRKYGLPSEQLIKASVDGYSPQSGAFALTEKELIAQFLEDSTSGTRRDEVVQRIKSVVEKNCKVDKGGYLEWK